Below is a window of Spelaeicoccus albus DNA.
ACCGGCGACGATGACCATGCATGCGTACCGGTCAGGATCGCTCCAGTGGCCAGCAGAGTGAGGCCGACTATGATCAGTAGCTGCCCGGCAGGGTTCATCGATACCGTCGGAATTCGCGGCGTCTCATTGGCCGCTGACCGTATCAGCACCAGCGCGACCACCCCGGCGGGCAGGTTGATCAAGAAGATGCTGCGCCAGCCCGCCAGCTCGATCAACGCCCCGCCCAGCAGGGGCGCAGCCGCCATTGCCACGGCACCGGTGCCGACCCACCGCACCGTCGCCCGATCCCGAACCTCTTGGTCCGGGTACAGATGCGGGATCAACGCCAACGTCGCCGGGAGCAAGATGGCTGCGCCCACACCCTGCGCCACTCGGCACCCAGTCAACCAGGCGATGCTCGGCGAGGCCGCGCACCCGGCGGATGCCACTATGAACACGGTCAGGCCCGCCAGCAGCACCCGCCGGTGCCCGTACCGATCCCCCACTCGCCCAGACGTCAGCAGCAACGCCGCCAACGGAAGCGTGTACCCGTCCAGCACCCACTGCGCACTGGCCAACGAGGTGCCCAGGCCGTCGCGGATGGTGGGCAGTGCCAGGTTCAGCACCCCGGCATCCAGGATGATCAAGAAGTACGCGATGCACAGCCCGAGCAGACCTCGCCCCCTCGCCGGGCGTCTCTTATTGTGAGATTCTAATCGCGTCATACGAGATTTTATGTGCTGCGACTCTTGACCGCGAGACTCATCCCACACCACAAGACCCCGACTATGGGCGAGCTCTGGTCGCAATATGTCGTCACGCCACGAGATGACGGGTCCGCGAGGGCCTCCTGCTGTGTCGCCGCGAGCCCCGTTCGCGGATCCGCAAACGGACACCGTAATCGACGCAGTCGTCGGCAGGTCAGAGCGTGGGGTTGACCGTTGAACGGTCTGCGCGACATTGGTCAAGTGAGAAAGCAAAGTGCAGTCTTCAACATACGAGGAGCTTCGCGTTCGGATCTCACTGGCTTGCTTGAGGTTCAGCGCCAGGCGGGGCGATCAACCTCGTCGCGCTTTTGTGACGCGATTTCCCAGTCGATATCTGACCCCTCATTGCGTTTCGTAGTGGCCAAGTCAGATGACGTGCTCGTCGGCTGGGCAAAGACGAAGCATTTCGAAGACCCGGATAAGGCGGCGCCAGCCGGACACTATCTGATGGGAGTTACCGTCGCCCCGAACTTCCGCCGGATGGGTGTGGCCTCAGCTCTGGTGAAGACCCGCTTGGACTGGATCCG
It encodes the following:
- a CDS encoding MFS transporter, with translation MTRLESHNKRRPARGRGLLGLCIAYFLIILDAGVLNLALPTIRDGLGTSLASAQWVLDGYTLPLAALLLTSGRVGDRYGHRRVLLAGLTVFIVASAGCAASPSIAWLTGCRVAQGVGAAILLPATLALIPHLYPDQEVRDRATVRWVGTGAVAMAAAPLLGGALIELAGWRSIFLINLPAGVVALVLIRSAANETPRIPTVSMNPAGQLLIIVGLTLLATGAILTGTHAWSSSPVLGCVAAGMVAVLVFVWSQHRSPAPLIPSRMLRDPLRTAAIASAGVMGFGFYGALLALSIALQTGRGWSALQAGIGLLPMTVASTVGPVFAYRRLARRHHPASILTAGFIAVILGAMGLSFADFGVTYLAIIPTMLLIGGASTICFSALTSLLVSRTPPADIGLGSALQNTTRQTGALMAYAIIGSVLARGTDHALSLTAAILAVVTVFGAGGVLIAKRTAA
- a CDS encoding GNAT family N-acetyltransferase, producing MNGLRDIGQVRKQSAVFNIRGASRSDLTGLLEVQRQAGRSTSSRFCDAISQSISDPSLRFVVAKSDDVLVGWAKTKHFEDPDKAAPAGHYLMGVTVAPNFRRMGVASALVKTRLDWIRQRDNLAYYFTNVSNEASIALHRNPDFYEFARGPQFRSIPFDGEHGILSCANLR